One stretch of Streptomyces sp. NBC_01363 DNA includes these proteins:
- a CDS encoding DUF3152 domain-containing protein: protein MGRHSRKGPKPSGPDIEAAAADAGADREAVRPVPGTGRRRRSAEAPAGSDGHTPFQQSGHVRGGHPEQREPGGGWGTGPQRLYRGDDHRPGARPAAQQQAAAGRQQPTGTRPLIPGPRREFVEAFDVPSAPPAPRGPSVPPARPADPSVPAGERDEQPPGGGTDGPAPAKHGKGAKGRTFTGIAAAAVTTVLAVVVAGQVAQDNGGGTTAAQPSGVDRRGPDGASRSDDRPTPEPVRAKPLSYAQKMAKAYPLAPELKASGKFEAVPGTAKAPGRGHRYRYRIDVEKGLGLDAALFARAVQETLNDDRSWAHDGAMTFERVSTDDPDFVITLASPGTTGEWCMKSGLDTTEDNVSCDSAATERVMINAYRWAQGSSTFGPDKLFAYRQMLINHEVGHRLGHDHVSCGTRGALAPVMQQQTKSLNIDGIKCRPNAWVYPPS from the coding sequence GTGGGACGACATAGTCGAAAGGGCCCCAAACCCTCGGGGCCCGACATCGAGGCCGCCGCCGCGGACGCGGGCGCCGATCGTGAGGCCGTCCGGCCGGTCCCCGGCACCGGGCGGCGCCGGAGGTCGGCGGAGGCACCGGCCGGCTCCGACGGGCACACCCCGTTCCAGCAGAGCGGACACGTCCGCGGCGGCCACCCCGAACAGCGCGAACCAGGCGGCGGCTGGGGGACCGGTCCCCAGCGGCTGTACCGGGGCGACGACCACCGGCCCGGAGCGCGGCCGGCGGCCCAGCAGCAGGCGGCGGCCGGGCGGCAGCAGCCGACCGGCACCCGGCCGCTGATACCGGGACCGCGGCGCGAGTTCGTCGAGGCGTTCGACGTGCCGTCCGCGCCGCCCGCTCCGCGCGGGCCTTCCGTTCCGCCGGCCCGCCCCGCCGATCCGTCCGTCCCGGCCGGCGAGCGGGACGAGCAGCCGCCCGGCGGCGGCACCGACGGCCCGGCGCCGGCCAAGCACGGCAAGGGCGCCAAGGGCCGCACCTTCACCGGGATCGCGGCCGCCGCGGTGACCACGGTCCTCGCGGTGGTGGTGGCCGGGCAGGTCGCCCAGGACAACGGCGGCGGGACCACCGCCGCGCAGCCCTCGGGCGTCGACCGGCGCGGCCCCGACGGCGCCTCCCGCTCGGACGACCGGCCGACCCCGGAGCCGGTGCGGGCCAAGCCGCTCTCGTACGCCCAGAAGATGGCCAAGGCCTATCCCCTCGCCCCGGAACTGAAGGCGTCCGGAAAGTTCGAGGCGGTTCCGGGGACGGCGAAGGCCCCGGGCCGGGGGCACAGATACCGCTACCGGATCGACGTGGAGAAGGGCCTCGGCCTCGATGCCGCGCTCTTCGCCAGGGCCGTCCAGGAGACGCTCAACGACGACCGCAGCTGGGCGCACGACGGGGCGATGACGTTCGAGCGGGTCTCCACCGACGACCCCGATTTCGTGATCACCCTGGCCAGCCCGGGGACCACCGGTGAATGGTGCATGAAGTCCGGGCTGGACACGACGGAGGACAACGTCTCGTGCGACTCCGCGGCGACCGAGCGCGTGATGATCAATGCCTACCGCTGGGCACAGGGGTCGTCGACCTTCGGTCCGGACAAACTCTTCGCCTACCGCCAGATGCTGATCAACCATGAGGTCGGTCACCGGCTGGGTCACGACCATGTGAGTTGCGGCACGCGCGGAGCACTCGCTCCGGTGATGCAGCAGCAGACCAAGTCCCTGAACATCGACGGGATCAAGTGCCGGCCCAACGCCTGGGTGTATCCACCCAGTTGA
- a CDS encoding DUF3107 domain-containing protein: MEVKIGVQHTPREIVLESGLSAEEVESTVAEALTGKAQLLSLTDEKGRKVLVPADRIAYVEIGEPSTRRVGFGAL, translated from the coding sequence GTGGAGGTCAAGATCGGGGTGCAGCACACGCCCCGGGAGATCGTTCTGGAGAGCGGGCTTTCCGCCGAAGAGGTCGAGAGCACGGTCGCCGAGGCTCTCACCGGTAAGGCGCAGCTGCTCAGCCTCACGGACGAGAAGGGCCGCAAGGTCCTGGTGCCGGCCGACCGGATCGCTTACGTGGAGATCGGCGAGCCCAGCACGCGTCGCGTGGGCTTCGGCGCGCTGTAG
- a CDS encoding Ms4533A family Cys-rich leader peptide, giving the protein MSHGPVLPDRAVIELALIGVTGHSVADIHCC; this is encoded by the coding sequence ATGTCACACGGCCCCGTCCTCCCCGATCGCGCAGTCATAGAGCTGGCGCTCATCGGTGTGACCGGGCACAGTGTCGCCGACATCCACTGTTGCTGA
- a CDS encoding ABC transporter permease codes for MADAIPAEEAGAVAVPVSGAHPFWRRLRARRAALVAAAIVALLVLVALAAPLLAGIEGQDPTTYHPDLVDSATGGVPVGSFGGISAEHWLGVEPLTGRDLFARVVSGARVSLGVALAATLLQVLIGVGIGLAAGLGNRFVDQALSRVTDVVVALPVMVIALGALAVVPTSFPRPVLIAVIIGLVGWSGTSKIVRAQTLSLKSRDHVAAARLSGWGPWQIARRELLPALAAPVITYAVLLFPANIVVEAALSFLGVGIKPPTPSWGQMLSDADTWYQAAPTYLLIPALLLFVTVLALTVLGEGVRTALDPRAESRLRIGTGRKKEADA; via the coding sequence ATGGCAGACGCAATTCCGGCCGAGGAGGCGGGGGCCGTCGCGGTCCCCGTCTCCGGGGCCCATCCGTTCTGGCGGCGGCTGCGCGCCCGGCGCGCGGCCCTCGTGGCGGCCGCGATCGTCGCCCTGCTGGTCCTGGTCGCGCTCGCCGCACCGCTGCTCGCGGGCATCGAGGGCCAGGACCCCACCACGTACCACCCGGATCTCGTCGACTCCGCCACCGGCGGGGTGCCGGTCGGCTCCTTCGGCGGGATCAGCGCCGAGCACTGGCTCGGCGTCGAACCGCTCACCGGGCGCGACCTGTTCGCCCGCGTCGTGTCCGGCGCCCGGGTCTCGCTCGGCGTCGCGCTCGCCGCCACCCTGCTCCAGGTGCTCATCGGGGTCGGCATCGGGCTCGCGGCCGGGCTCGGCAACCGCTTCGTCGACCAGGCGCTCAGCCGGGTCACCGACGTCGTGGTCGCGCTGCCCGTCATGGTGATCGCGCTCGGCGCGCTCGCCGTCGTACCCACGAGCTTCCCCCGCCCGGTCCTGATCGCCGTGATCATCGGCCTGGTCGGCTGGTCCGGAACCTCGAAGATCGTGCGCGCCCAGACGCTCTCGCTGAAATCGCGCGACCACGTCGCCGCCGCCCGGCTCAGCGGCTGGGGTCCCTGGCAGATCGCCAGGCGCGAACTGCTGCCCGCGCTGGCCGCCCCCGTCATCACCTACGCGGTGCTGCTCTTCCCGGCGAACATCGTCGTCGAAGCGGCCCTGTCCTTCCTCGGTGTGGGCATCAAGCCGCCCACACCGTCCTGGGGACAGATGCTCAGCGACGCCGACACCTGGTACCAGGCGGCGCCCACCTATCTGCTGATCCCCGCACTGCTGCTCTTCGTCACCGTGCTGGCGCTGACCGTCCTCGGCGAGGGCGTGCGCACCGCGCTCGACCCGCGCGCCGAGTCCCGGCTGCGGATCGGTACCGGACGGAAGAAGGAGGCCGACGCGTGA
- a CDS encoding alpha/beta hydrolase yields the protein MSSTELPGVRAVAAAVSPAVSAVGVAEGEQLRSVALPGLTLTVRSRPPGRTGVPPALYVHGLGGSSQNWSALMPLLQDVVDGEAVDLPGFGDSPPPDDGNYSVTGHARAVIRFLDAEERGPVHLFGNSLGGAVATRVAAVRPDLVRTLTLVSPALPEIRVQRSAVPTGLLAVPGVAGLFARMTRDWSAEERTRGVMALCYGDPGRVSESGFRAAVAEMERRMGLPYFWDAMVRSARGIVDAYTLGGQHGLWRQAERVLAPTQLVYGGRDQLVSYRMARKASAAFRDSRLLTLPDAGHVAMMEYPEAVAQAFRELLDERGGS from the coding sequence ATGTCTTCGACCGAACTGCCGGGAGTCCGTGCCGTCGCCGCCGCGGTGTCCCCGGCAGTGAGTGCCGTCGGGGTCGCGGAGGGGGAGCAGCTGCGCTCCGTCGCGCTGCCGGGGCTGACGCTGACCGTCCGGTCCCGGCCGCCCGGCCGGACCGGGGTGCCGCCCGCGCTCTACGTGCACGGGCTCGGCGGCTCCTCGCAGAACTGGTCGGCGCTGATGCCGCTGCTCCAGGACGTGGTGGACGGTGAGGCGGTCGACCTGCCCGGCTTCGGTGACTCGCCGCCGCCGGACGACGGGAACTACTCGGTCACCGGGCATGCCCGCGCCGTGATCCGGTTCCTCGACGCCGAGGAGCGCGGGCCGGTACACCTGTTCGGCAATTCGCTCGGCGGTGCCGTGGCCACCCGGGTCGCCGCGGTCCGTCCCGACCTGGTGCGCACCCTCACCCTCGTCTCGCCCGCGCTCCCCGAGATCCGGGTGCAGCGGTCCGCCGTACCGACGGGCCTGCTCGCGGTGCCCGGTGTGGCCGGCCTGTTCGCCCGGATGACCAGGGACTGGTCCGCGGAGGAGCGCACCCGCGGAGTGATGGCGCTCTGTTACGGCGATCCGGGGCGCGTCTCCGAGTCGGGCTTCCGCGCTGCGGTGGCCGAAATGGAGCGCCGGATGGGACTGCCTTACTTCTGGGACGCGATGGTGCGCTCGGCACGTGGCATTGTCGACGCGTACACGCTCGGCGGGCAGCACGGACTGTGGCGCCAGGCCGAGCGGGTGCTCGCACCGACCCAGCTCGTGTACGGCGGACGGGACCAGCTCGTCTCGTACCGGATGGCGCGCAAGGCGTCCGCGGCCTTCCGTGATTCACGGCTGCTGACACTGCCCGACGCGGGGCACGTGGCGATGATGGAGTACCCGGAGGCGGTCGCCCAGGCCTTCCGGGAACTGCTCGACGAACGCGGCGGGAGCTGA
- a CDS encoding TetR/AcrR family transcriptional regulator — MTAIEQTEAARPRGTRLPRRARRNQLLGAAQEVFVAQGYHSAAMDDIAERAGVSKPVLYQHFPGKLELYLALLDQHCESLLQAVRTALASTTDNKLRVAATMDAYFAYVEDEGGAFRLVFESDLTNEPAVRERVDRVSLQCAEAISDVIAGDTGLSKDESMLLAVGLGGVSQVVARYWLSSRSAIPRDTAVQLLTSLAWRGIAGFPLHGIDQH; from the coding sequence GTGACAGCCATCGAGCAGACCGAGGCGGCGCGCCCGCGGGGCACTCGACTGCCTCGCCGCGCCCGACGCAATCAGTTGCTGGGCGCCGCGCAGGAAGTCTTTGTGGCGCAGGGCTACCACTCCGCCGCGATGGACGACATCGCCGAGCGGGCCGGGGTGAGCAAGCCGGTGCTCTATCAGCACTTCCCCGGCAAGCTGGAGCTCTATCTGGCCCTTCTCGACCAGCACTGCGAGTCGCTTCTCCAGGCGGTCCGTACGGCCCTGGCGTCGACCACCGACAACAAGCTCCGGGTCGCCGCGACGATGGACGCGTACTTCGCGTACGTCGAGGACGAGGGCGGCGCCTTCCGGCTGGTCTTCGAGTCCGACCTGACCAACGAGCCCGCGGTGCGCGAGCGCGTCGACCGGGTGTCGTTGCAGTGCGCGGAGGCGATCTCCGACGTCATCGCCGGTGACACGGGACTGTCCAAGGACGAGTCCATGCTGCTGGCGGTCGGCCTGGGCGGTGTCTCCCAGGTGGTCGCCCGGTACTGGCTCTCCAGCCGGTCCGCCATTCCGCGTGACACGGCGGTCCAGCTGCTGACCTCGCTGGCCTGGCGGGGCATCGCGGGCTTCCCGCTGCACGGCATCGATCAGCACTGA
- a CDS encoding ABC transporter substrate-binding protein, with translation MRQPSVISRRVAAATAVLVVAAGAAACGPKDNKGGDGSSGAAGKPEKGGTLTVLNSKPQEDFDPARLYTSGGGNVPSLVFRTLTTRNREDGAAGAKVVPDLATDLGRPSKDATVWTYTLKDGLKYEDGTAITSADIKYGIERSFAAELSGGAPYLRDWLIGGADYQGPYKDKKGLDSIETPDAKTIVFHLNKPEGEFPFLATQTQTTPVPKAKDKGTKYEEHPISSGPYKVVKNEGDGERLILERNPHWSAATDEERKAYPDRIDVRSGLDSAVINQRLSASQGADAAAVTTDTNLGPAELAKVTGDKKLAARVGTGHFGYTNYIAFNPKVKPFDNLKVRQAISYAVDRSSVVNAAGGSSLAEPATTFLPDQAAFGYTPYDHFPAGKNGNAAKAKELLKEAGYPKGLTVTLTHSNDKDFATSPEIATALQEALKKAGITVKLQGLESNDYSDTVYSLKSEPGFFLGGWGADWPSGGPFFAPIFDGRQIVRSGYNFNSGQLNDPAVNKEIDEINKLTDLSAAAKRWGALDRKVGEQALTVPLFHPVYKRLYGESVKNVVISDWTGVLDISQVAVK, from the coding sequence ATGCGTCAACCGTCCGTCATATCGCGCCGCGTGGCAGCGGCCACCGCAGTACTCGTCGTGGCCGCGGGTGCCGCGGCCTGCGGGCCCAAGGACAACAAGGGCGGCGACGGCAGCTCCGGCGCGGCGGGCAAGCCCGAGAAGGGCGGCACGCTCACCGTCCTCAACAGCAAGCCGCAGGAGGACTTCGACCCCGCGCGGCTCTACACCTCCGGCGGCGGCAACGTCCCGTCCCTGGTCTTCCGCACGCTCACCACCCGCAACCGGGAGGACGGCGCCGCCGGTGCGAAGGTCGTCCCCGACCTCGCGACCGACCTGGGCAGGCCCAGCAAGGACGCCACCGTGTGGACGTACACCCTCAAGGACGGCCTGAAGTACGAGGACGGCACCGCGATCACCAGTGCCGACATCAAGTACGGCATCGAGCGCTCCTTCGCCGCCGAGCTCTCCGGCGGCGCGCCCTACCTGCGCGACTGGCTGATCGGCGGCGCCGACTACCAGGGCCCGTACAAGGACAAGAAGGGCCTCGACTCGATCGAGACGCCCGACGCGAAGACGATCGTCTTCCACCTCAACAAGCCGGAGGGCGAATTCCCCTTCCTGGCCACGCAGACCCAGACGACCCCGGTGCCCAAGGCCAAGGACAAGGGCACCAAGTACGAGGAGCACCCGATCTCCTCGGGCCCGTACAAGGTCGTCAAGAACGAGGGCGACGGCGAGCGCCTGATCCTGGAGCGCAACCCGCACTGGTCGGCGGCGACCGACGAGGAGCGCAAGGCCTACCCCGACCGGATCGACGTGCGCTCCGGGCTCGACTCCGCCGTCATCAACCAGCGCCTGTCCGCCTCGCAGGGTGCCGACGCCGCGGCCGTCACCACCGACACCAACCTGGGCCCGGCCGAGCTCGCCAAGGTCACCGGCGACAAGAAGCTGGCCGCCCGTGTCGGCACCGGCCACTTCGGCTACACCAACTACATCGCCTTCAACCCGAAGGTGAAGCCGTTCGACAACCTGAAGGTGCGTCAGGCGATCTCGTACGCCGTGGACCGCTCCTCCGTGGTCAACGCGGCCGGCGGCTCCTCGCTCGCCGAGCCCGCCACCACCTTCCTGCCCGACCAGGCGGCCTTCGGCTACACGCCGTACGACCACTTCCCGGCCGGGAAGAACGGCAATGCGGCCAAGGCCAAGGAACTACTGAAGGAGGCCGGCTACCCCAAGGGGCTGACCGTCACCCTCACGCACTCCAACGACAAGGACTTCGCCACCAGCCCGGAGATCGCCACCGCCCTCCAGGAGGCGCTGAAGAAGGCCGGAATCACCGTCAAGCTCCAGGGCCTGGAGAGCAACGACTACTCCGACACGGTCTACAGCCTGAAGAGCGAGCCCGGCTTCTTCCTCGGCGGCTGGGGCGCCGACTGGCCGTCCGGCGGTCCGTTCTTCGCGCCGATCTTCGACGGGCGCCAGATCGTCAGGTCCGGCTACAACTTCAACTCCGGGCAGCTGAACGATCCCGCGGTCAACAAGGAGATCGACGAGATCAACAAGCTGACCGACCTGAGCGCCGCCGCGAAGCGCTGGGGCGCGCTCGACAGGAAGGTCGGTGAGCAGGCGCTGACCGTGCCGCTGTTCCACCCGGTCTACAAGCGCCTGTACGGCGAGTCCGTCAAGAACGTCGTGATCAGCGACTGGACCGGTGTGCTCGACATCTCGCAGGTCGCGGTCAAGTAG
- a CDS encoding DUF3492 domain-containing protein produces MRIGLLTDGGYPYVNGESGLWCDRLVRGLAQHEFDLFALSRSAEQEARGRVPLPMQVGRVRTAPLWTADEDVLGPRAPKGLLNRMVTGGGTRPYGRRERQRFTAHFAALAASVCAAGAVGGEDDGADAGAGAGEQGGEGRTVAAAADAQFTDGLYGLAELAREHGGLGAALRSETAVRVLEAACRAPGAGRTVQTATVPDLLAFARELDRVLRPLSLDWYDEEGLGAVDLCHATSGGAAALPGLLAKHFFGVPLLVTEHGAQLRAHYLAATGTPLNAPVRALLAHFHGRLATEVYRQAAIVTPGNAHARRWQERCGAAREKLRTIYPGMESDRFTALGESGDSGPDDTLVWVGRIEPAKDLIALLHAFAEVRKAEPDARLRIVGAPARGAEGATYLAHCRALAAQLFPDEAADAHAVGDNPVSFEDIGGAEVPDLPDAYAAGGVVVLSSVVEGFPIGLVEAMFCGRATVSTDVGAVVEVVGGTGLVVPPRNPRALADACLALLRDPERRARLGAAARARALELFTVEQNLAAFRGIYLELISHAPVRTETDAVDADGEPRPFATPPEAHVLGPWTASGLALSITAGRRPSWAAGPRAVCTGARGAGGGDA; encoded by the coding sequence GTGCGGATCGGACTGCTCACCGACGGTGGTTATCCGTATGTGAACGGTGAGTCCGGGCTCTGGTGCGACCGCCTGGTGCGCGGGCTCGCGCAGCACGAGTTCGATCTCTTCGCGCTCAGCCGCTCCGCCGAGCAGGAGGCGCGGGGCCGGGTCCCGCTCCCGATGCAGGTCGGCCGGGTGCGGACGGCGCCGCTGTGGACGGCCGACGAGGACGTCCTGGGGCCCCGGGCCCCCAAGGGGCTGCTCAACCGGATGGTGACGGGCGGGGGCACCCGCCCGTACGGACGGCGCGAACGGCAGCGCTTCACGGCCCACTTCGCGGCTCTCGCCGCCTCGGTCTGCGCGGCCGGTGCGGTGGGCGGCGAGGACGACGGGGCCGACGCGGGCGCGGGTGCCGGTGAACAGGGCGGCGAAGGGCGTACGGTCGCCGCTGCCGCGGACGCGCAGTTCACGGACGGCCTGTACGGACTCGCCGAACTGGCCCGCGAGCACGGCGGACTCGGGGCGGCCCTCCGTTCCGAAACCGCCGTGCGCGTACTCGAAGCGGCCTGCCGCGCCCCGGGCGCCGGGCGCACCGTCCAGACCGCCACCGTCCCCGACCTCCTCGCCTTCGCCCGGGAGCTCGACCGGGTGCTCCGCCCGCTCTCGCTCGACTGGTACGACGAGGAGGGCCTCGGCGCGGTCGACCTCTGCCACGCGACGTCCGGGGGCGCCGCCGCTCTGCCGGGGCTGCTGGCCAAACACTTCTTCGGGGTGCCGTTGCTGGTGACCGAGCACGGCGCGCAGTTGCGGGCGCACTACCTCGCGGCGACCGGCACCCCGCTGAACGCGCCGGTGCGCGCCCTGCTCGCCCACTTCCACGGGCGGCTCGCCACCGAGGTGTACCGGCAGGCCGCGATCGTGACCCCCGGAAACGCCCACGCCCGCCGCTGGCAGGAACGCTGCGGAGCCGCCCGCGAGAAGTTGCGCACCATTTACCCCGGCATGGAGTCCGACCGCTTCACGGCGCTGGGGGAGAGCGGCGACAGCGGGCCCGACGACACCCTGGTCTGGGTCGGCCGGATCGAGCCCGCCAAGGACCTGATCGCACTGCTGCACGCCTTCGCGGAAGTGCGGAAGGCCGAACCGGACGCCCGGCTGAGGATCGTCGGCGCCCCGGCCCGGGGCGCGGAAGGCGCCACCTATCTCGCGCACTGCCGGGCGCTCGCCGCCCAGCTGTTCCCCGACGAGGCCGCGGACGCCCATGCCGTCGGCGACAACCCGGTCTCCTTCGAGGACATCGGCGGAGCCGAGGTGCCCGATCTGCCGGACGCCTACGCGGCGGGCGGGGTCGTCGTCCTGTCCAGCGTGGTCGAGGGTTTTCCGATCGGTCTGGTCGAGGCGATGTTCTGCGGCAGGGCCACGGTGTCGACGGATGTCGGCGCGGTCGTCGAGGTCGTCGGCGGCACCGGGCTCGTCGTGCCCCCGCGCAATCCCAGAGCGCTGGCCGATGCCTGTCTCGCGCTGCTGCGGGACCCCGAGCGCCGTGCACGGCTCGGAGCGGCGGCGCGCGCCCGCGCGCTCGAACTCTTCACCGTCGAACAGAATCTCGCGGCATTTCGCGGCATCTACCTGGAGCTGATCTCGCACGCCCCGGTGCGCACGGAAACCGATGCGGTGGACGCCGACGGCGAACCGCGCCCGTTCGCCACCCCGCCGGAGGCGCATGTCCTGGGTCCGTGGACGGCCTCGGGCCTCGCCCTGTCGATCACGGCCGGCCGCAGGCCCAGCTGGGCTGCCGGGCCCCGGGCGGTCTGCACGGGAGCGCGGGGAGCGGGTGGCGGCGATGCGTGA
- a CDS encoding ABC transporter ATP-binding protein yields the protein MSLVEVSDLSISFGDVRAVDGLSFSLEAGGALGVVGESGSGKSASAYALLGLHRGTGAKVGGSIRVAGVDVTAADDAELRALRGAKAAMVFQDPLSSLDPYYAVGDQIAEVYRVHHRASRRAARARAVEVLDRVGIPDAVRRSRSRPHEFSGGMRQRALIAMALACEPQLLIADEPTTALDVTVQAQILDLLHDLRRETGMGLLLVTHDVGVAAESVDEVLVMQSGRAVERGPVGEVLVAPREPYTRALLAAVPRVTEGRIPSGAKPADDAGAPLVEAVDVRQVFGRGKTALAAVDGVSLTVRRGETLGIVGESGSGKTTLGRMLVGLLEPTSGRLTREARVQMVFQDPVSSLNPRRSIGESVADPLRASGERDEVVIRARVRDLLTRVGLAPESYDRYPHEFSGGQRQRVGIARALAAEPELIVCDEAVSALDVTTQAQVTALLAELQRELGLALVFIAHDLAVVRQVSDRVAVMRQGRIVEEGEVGQVYENPRDPYTKQLLAAVPALDPVLAAVRRAARKELAAA from the coding sequence ATGAGCCTGGTCGAAGTCTCCGATCTCTCGATCTCGTTCGGCGATGTGCGGGCGGTGGACGGGCTGTCGTTCTCGCTGGAGGCCGGCGGCGCGCTCGGCGTCGTCGGGGAGTCCGGCTCCGGCAAGAGCGCCTCGGCGTACGCCCTGCTCGGACTGCACCGGGGGACCGGTGCGAAGGTCGGCGGCTCGATCCGGGTCGCCGGGGTGGACGTGACCGCGGCGGACGACGCGGAACTGCGCGCCCTGCGGGGTGCGAAGGCCGCGATGGTCTTCCAGGACCCGCTGTCCTCGCTGGACCCGTACTACGCGGTGGGCGACCAGATCGCCGAGGTGTACCGGGTCCACCACCGGGCCTCCCGCCGGGCGGCGCGGGCACGGGCGGTGGAGGTGCTGGACCGGGTCGGGATCCCCGACGCGGTACGGCGGTCCCGGTCCCGGCCGCACGAGTTCTCCGGCGGGATGCGGCAGCGGGCACTGATCGCGATGGCCCTGGCCTGCGAGCCCCAGCTGCTCATCGCCGACGAGCCGACGACCGCCCTGGACGTCACCGTCCAGGCCCAGATCCTGGACCTGCTGCACGATCTGCGCCGCGAGACGGGCATGGGGCTGCTGCTGGTCACGCACGACGTGGGCGTGGCGGCGGAGTCGGTCGACGAGGTGCTGGTCATGCAGTCGGGCCGGGCGGTGGAACGGGGCCCGGTGGGCGAGGTGCTGGTGGCGCCGCGCGAGCCGTACACGCGGGCGCTGCTGGCGGCGGTGCCGCGGGTGACGGAGGGACGGATCCCCTCGGGGGCGAAGCCGGCGGACGACGCGGGCGCGCCGCTCGTCGAGGCCGTCGACGTCCGGCAGGTGTTCGGCAGGGGGAAGACCGCCCTCGCCGCCGTCGACGGCGTCTCGCTCACCGTCCGGCGCGGCGAGACCCTCGGCATCGTCGGTGAGAGCGGCAGCGGCAAGACCACCCTCGGGCGGATGCTCGTCGGTCTGCTGGAACCCACCTCGGGCCGGCTCACCCGCGAGGCCCGGGTGCAGATGGTCTTCCAGGACCCCGTCTCCTCGCTCAACCCGCGCCGCTCGATCGGCGAGTCGGTCGCCGACCCGCTGCGGGCCTCGGGGGAGCGCGACGAGGTGGTGATCAGGGCGCGGGTCCGGGATCTGCTGACCCGGGTCGGCCTCGCCCCGGAGAGCTACGACCGCTATCCGCACGAGTTCAGCGGCGGACAGCGCCAGCGCGTCGGGATCGCCCGCGCGCTGGCCGCCGAGCCGGAGCTGATCGTCTGCGACGAGGCCGTCTCCGCGCTCGACGTGACGACCCAGGCCCAGGTGACCGCGCTGCTGGCGGAACTGCAGCGGGAACTGGGGCTCGCCCTGGTCTTCATCGCGCACGACCTCGCCGTCGTACGGCAGGTCAGCGACCGGGTCGCCGTCATGCGGCAGGGCCGGATCGTCGAGGAGGGCGAGGTGGGCCAGGTGTACGAGAACCCCCGGGACCCGTACACCAAGCAGCTCCTGGCGGCCGTTCCCGCGCTCGATCCGGTGCTCGCGGCGGTGCGCCGCGCGGCCCGCAAGGAGCTGGCCGCCGCCTGA
- a CDS encoding ABC transporter permease, with the protein MKWFLLRRLGGALFVLLALSVVVYAAFYVAPGNVAQIACGPRCSPAQVAQVSEQLHLGDPLYVQYAHFLQGLFVGRDYSTGTGVLHCQAPCLGLSYQSDQQVTELILAKLPATASLAVGAFVLWMLLGVGTGLLSVWRRGRPTERVLTWITLAGMATPVFVIGLLLIIILVTALQILPFPDYVPLTEDPEQWAWNLLLPWISLALVSAAPYARMTRASMLETLAEDHVRTFRAYGVGERALVGRHALRGALAPVIALGALDIGSMFGGAVLTESLFGIPGVGRELVDAVKHVDLPVVVGLVLVTGFFVVLANAVADILQAMADRRVVLA; encoded by the coding sequence GTGAAGTGGTTCCTGCTCAGGCGCCTCGGTGGAGCACTCTTCGTACTGCTCGCCCTCAGCGTCGTCGTCTACGCGGCCTTCTACGTCGCCCCCGGCAACGTCGCGCAGATCGCCTGCGGTCCGCGCTGCTCGCCCGCACAGGTGGCGCAGGTCAGCGAACAGCTGCACCTGGGCGACCCGTTGTACGTGCAGTACGCGCACTTCCTCCAGGGCCTCTTCGTCGGCCGCGACTACTCGACCGGGACCGGGGTGCTGCACTGCCAGGCGCCCTGCCTGGGGCTCTCGTACCAGAGCGACCAGCAGGTCACCGAGCTGATCCTGGCCAAGCTCCCGGCCACCGCCTCGCTCGCCGTCGGTGCCTTCGTGCTGTGGATGCTGCTCGGGGTCGGCACCGGACTGCTCTCGGTGTGGCGGCGCGGCCGGCCGACCGAGCGCGTCCTCACCTGGATCACCCTGGCCGGCATGGCCACCCCGGTCTTCGTCATCGGGCTGCTGCTGATCATCATCCTGGTCACGGCGCTCCAGATCCTGCCGTTCCCGGACTACGTACCGCTCACCGAGGACCCGGAACAGTGGGCCTGGAACCTGCTGCTGCCCTGGATCTCGCTGGCTCTGGTGTCCGCTGCGCCGTACGCCCGGATGACCCGGGCCTCGATGCTGGAGACCCTGGCCGAGGACCATGTGCGCACCTTCAGGGCGTACGGGGTCGGCGAACGGGCGCTCGTGGGGCGGCACGCGCTGCGCGGTGCGCTGGCGCCGGTGATCGCGCTCGGCGCGCTGGACATCGGCTCGATGTTCGGCGGCGCCGTCCTCACCGAATCGCTCTTCGGGATTCCCGGGGTCGGCCGTGAACTCGTCGACGCCGTGAAGCACGTGGACCTTCCGGTGGTCGTCGGTCTGGTGCTCGTCACCGGATTCTTCGTCGTCCTCGCCAATGCCGTCGCGGACATTCTCCAGGCGATGGCCGACCGACGGGTGGTGCTGGCATGA